One genomic segment of Fundulus heteroclitus isolate FHET01 chromosome 10, MU-UCD_Fhet_4.1, whole genome shotgun sequence includes these proteins:
- the mrtfab gene encoding myocardin related transcription factor Ab isoform X2, which yields MMLDTNHCLSFKPSPLDSPPMADDMEKACLKMDQERLVYHSLKEVLQIKLQQRRTREELVSQGIMPPLKSPAAFHEQRRSLERARTEDYLKRKIRSRPERSELVRMHILEETSAEPSLQAKQLKLKRARLADDLNDKISHRPGPIELVHKNILSVTCPLQSSLLDSPKGAGGESSSLDEDSSDALSPDQLTNHDSPLSAVTQLSPSDVLTHSGDMSPTQFLTQPPPPPPPPPPPPLVSLPDSSPLPKITNGLALTSRPSSGHLKSQTKTSSDRPLRPKKPKDNKPKVKKLKYHQYIPPDQKADKERPPQMDSSYAKLLQQQQLFLQLQILSQQQQHYNYHTILPAPPKPQADQPPSSSSGPSPSRSAHTTTTAAPSAQSPAARQSQAAAAGTKPATLPANLDEFKVAELKQELKLRGLTVSGTKNDLIERLRNYQEQNGNSAAVLKNATFQSAQQASASAANTAAASASNTASDHQPAEGGCFKLSLSSLGQAVPGRVMRFGSTSSSPPVSPTPSERSLAALSPDETSCNGDSFGEMVSSPLTQLTLHPSPQHPSNMASLPQPFATVKEELQSSCLLSRSSPLSLPPKESLPAGAMDTSSKDKDQMLQEKDKQIEELTRMLRQKQRLVETLRSQLEHGKMAGGVVVKKEGNERSRTPSEVKLQTLIKAPSVQPPTLANGVALTVKEEAESEQGMEGVTEEAQAKKLSQPMQCSQETLLRLQQIHRLQLQQAEQQKQQRCQAKLQKDSEGKAHPQKQQQPQKTEAQLLLHQQQQLQQLIIQQTQQKQLQDQQRLAQQNHLKQSQEEGRTPQKSQAQPKQVQVQIQNQTPTGPKATVSQSQLRRQQRAQQRLQQRQQTAAATTQQVTPVVINQQNGTPLHSQAIALDLKTNGMPTLVTDSNGNHYLIALTSNARDRQNGVSSLAKINGRITLQRLQSSPSKLPSSDSQSKEQPVAEPVSKPDKKGQKAGLHLDTNGTPPPSLPHTAPPSLQPFFDDMSDTESQSNLMSSLKREEVCPPYDRHTLFTPPSPKPNASLPPQRSKDNGVNSQQMDDLFDILLKSGEIPGFKANPDPSLAPLHSDPPSPSVPASPLHLSPPTPTEPLSSQLHAGEPCTGSGRLEDFLESTTGAPLLGMEPGGGLTLIDDLHSQMLSTPSILDHPPSPMDTSDLGFSPHSTGLDFGDPTLDSMDWLDISMGTGGGGNVENGGGRGGGAACERDGGTSLTPLAPHTPPSVFSADFLDSTDLQLHWESCL from the exons ATGATGTTGGACACCAACCATTGCCTGTCTTTTAAACCCTCCCCCCTGGACTCTCCCCCAATGGCAGACGACATGGAGAAGGCATGCTTGAAGATGGATCAGGAGAGACTCGTCTATCACAGCCTGAAAGAAG TCCTCCAGATCAAACTTCAGCAGAGACGCACTCGAGAGGAGCTGGTCAGTCAAGGGATCATGCCGC CACTGAAGAGCCCTGCAGCCTTTCACGAACAGCGGAGGAGTCTGGAGCGAGCGAGG ACCGAGGACTACCTGAAGAGGAAGATCCGGAGtcgtccggagcgctccgagctGGTCAGGATGCATATTCTTGAGG AGACGTCGGCAGAGCCGTCCCTGCAGGCcaagcagctgaagctgaagcGAGCGCGGCTGGCCGACGACCTCAACGACAAGATCTCTCACAGGCCGGGCCCCATCGAGCTGGTCCACAAGAACATCCTGTCTGTCACCTGCCCCCTGCAGTCCTCGCTGCTGG ATTCCCCAAAGGGAGCCGGAGGGGAGAGCTCCTCTTTAGATGAAGACAGCAGCGATGCTCTGTCGCCTGACCAGCTAACCAATCACGACTCTCCCCTGAGCGCCGTCACGCAGCTGTCCCCGTCCGACGTGCTCACCCACAGCGGAGACATGTCCCCCACACAG TTTCTCACACAGCCGCCTCCaccgccgcctcctcctccccctccccctctggTCAGTTTGCCGGACTCCTCTCCACTGCCAAAAATAACCAACGGGTTGGCGCTGACCTCTCGCCCTTCTTCTGGACACCTCAAG TCCCAGACTAAGACGAGTTCAGACCGTCCCCTGAGACCTAAGAAACCAAAGGACAACAAACCCAAG GTGAAGAAGCTGAAGTACCACCAGTACATCCCTCCGGACCAGAAGGCCGACAAGGAGCGGCCGCCGCAGATGGATTCGTCCTACGCCAAgctgctccagcagcagcagctcttcctgcagctgcagatcctcagccagcagcagcagcactacAACTACCACACCATCCTGCCCGCCCCTCCCAA GCCACAAGCGGATCAGcctcccagcagcagctcaggccCCTCCCCCTCCCGCAGCGCTCACACCACGACCACCGCGGCCCCCTCGGCTCAGAGCCCAGCAGCCCGTCAGAGCCAGGCTGCAGCGGCGGGAACCAAACCGGCCACTCTTCCAGCCAACCTGGATGAATTCAAA GTCGCCGAGCTGAAGCAAGAACTGAAATTGCGCGGCTTGACTGTCTCCGGAACCAAGAACGATCTCATCGAGAGGCTGCGTAACTACCAAGAGCAGAACGGCAACAGCGCCGCGGTCCTAAAGAACGCCACCTTCCAGTCAGCCCAGCAGGCCTCCGCCTCAGCCGCCAACACCGCCGCCGCGTCTGCTTCCAACACGGCCTCCGACCACCAGCCGGCAGAGGGGGGCTGCTTTAAGCTGTCTTTGTCCTCGCTGGGCCAGGCGGTGCCGGGCCGGGTCATGCGGTTCGGCAGCACCAGCTCCAGCCCCCCGGTGTCGCCCACCCCGTCAGAGCGGTCGTTGGCCGCGTTGAGTCCAGACGAGACGAGCTGCAACGGAGACTCGTTTGGAGAAATG GTGAGCTCTCCTCTCACCCAGCTCACCCTGCACCCCTCTCCTCAGCACCCGTCAAACATGGCTTCCCTCCCACAGCCTTTCGCCACAGTCAAAGAGGAACTTCAGAGCTCCTGCCTTCTGTCCAGGTCCTCGCCGCTGTCGCTGCCACCCAAAGAGTCCCTGCCGGCAGGAGCCATGGACACGTCATCCAAAGACAAAGACCAGATGCTGCAGGAGAAGGACAAACAAATTGAGGAGCTAACGAGGATGCTGCGGCAGAAGCAGCGGTTGGTGGAGACCCTGAGGTCCCAGCTGGAGCACGGCAAGATGGCGGGCGGCGTGGTGgtgaagaaggaaggaaacgAGAGGAGCAGAACACCCTCAGAGGTCAAACTCCAAACTCTGATCAAAGCTCCCTCCGTTCAGCCCCCGACGCTCGCTAACGGCGTGGCTCTGACCGTGAAGGAGGAGGCGGAGTCCGAGCAAGGGATGGAGGGAGTGACGGAGGAGGCGCAGGCCAAGAAGCTGAGCCAGCCGATGCAGTGCTCGCAGGAGACGCTGCTGAGGCTGCAGCAGATTCATCGGCTCCAGCTCCAGCAGGcggagcagcagaaacagcagcGATGTCAGGCCAAGCTGCAGAAAGACTCGGAGGGGAAGGCCCACCCTCAGAAGCAACAGCAGCCGCAGAAAACGGAGgctcagctgctgctccatcagcagcagcagctgcagcagctcatCATCCAGCAGACCcagcagaagcagctccaggACCAGCAGAGGCTGGCGCAGCAGAACCACCTCAAGCAATCCCAGGAGGAGGGACGGACTCCGCAGAAGAGCCAGGCTCAGCCGAAGCAGGTCCAGGTGCAGATTCAGAACCAGACGCCGACCGGTCCGAAGGCCACAGTGAGCCAGAGCCAGCTGAGGAGGCAGCAGAGGGCTCagcagaggctgcagcagagacagcagACGGCAGCAGCCACCACACAACAG GTGACTCCAGTCGTCATCAACCAACAAAACGGCACTCCACTCCACAGCCAAGCCATTGCATTAGACCTGAAGACCAACGGCATGCCAACGCTGGTCACCGACAGCAACGGAAACCACTACCTGATCGCTCTGACCAGTAACGCCAGAGACCGACAGAACGGCGTGTCCTCATTGGCTAAAATCAACGGGCGCATCACTCTCCAG AGACTACAGTCCAGCCCGAGTAAACTCCCCAGCTCCGACAGCCAATCAAAAGAGCAGCCAGTAGCCGAGCCTGTGAGCAAACCGGACAAAAAG GGACAGAAGGCAGGCTTGCACTTAGACACCAACGGGACCCCCCCACCCAGCCTGCCCCACACGGCCCCTCCCAGCCTGCAGCCGTTCTTCGACGACATGTCAGACACTGAAAGCCAAAGCAACCTGATGTCCTCCCTGAAG AGAGAGGAGGTGTGTCCGCCTTACGACCGGCACACACTGTTCACCCCTCCCTCCCCTAAACCCAACGCCTCCCTTCCTCCTCAGCGCTCTAAA GACAACGGTGTGAACAGCCAGCAGATGGACGATCTGTTTGACATCCTGCTCAAGAGTGGAG AAATTCCAGGCTTCAAGGCCAACCCGGACCCTTCCCTCGCCCCCCTCCACTCTGACCCTCCCTCCCCGTCCGTTCCCGCTTCCCCactccacctgtctccacccACCCCCACGGAGCCCCTGTCCTCCCAGCTGCACGCAGGAGAGCCCTGCACCGGCAGCGGGCGCCTGGAGGACTTCCTGGAGAGCACCACGGGGGCCCCGCTGCTGGGCATGGAGCCCGGCGGCGGCCTGACGCTGATCGACGACCTGCACAGCCAGATGCTAAGCACGCCAAGCATCCTGGACCACCCCCCATCCCCCATGGACACGTCCGACCTGGGCTTCTCCCCTCACTCTACGGGGCTGGACTTTGGCGACCCCACCCTGGACAGCATGGACTGGCTGGATATCTCCATGGGGACCGGAGGTGGAGGGAACGTGGAAAacgggggagggaggggaggcgGCGCGGCGTGCGAGAGGGACGGGGGCACGAGCCTAACCCCGCTGGCGCCCCACACGCCGCCGAGCGTGTTCTCGGCCGACTTTCTGGACAGCACAGACCTGCAGCTGCACTGGGAGTCGTGCCTGTAG
- the mrtfab gene encoding myocardin related transcription factor Ab isoform X4, which produces MVQRDMTVLSVLQIKLQQRRTREELVSQGIMPPLKSPAAFHEQRRSLERARTEDYLKRKIRSRPERSELVRMHILEETSAEPSLQAKQLKLKRARLADDLNDKISHRPGPIELVHKNILSVTCPLQSSLLDSPKGAGGESSSLDEDSSDALSPDQLTNHDSPLSAVTQLSPSDVLTHSGDMSPTQFLTQPPPPPPPPPPPPLVSLPDSSPLPKITNGLALTSRPSSGHLKSQTKTSSDRPLRPKKPKDNKPKVKKLKYHQYIPPDQKADKERPPQMDSSYAKLLQQQQLFLQLQILSQQQQHYNYHTILPAPPKPQADQPPSSSSGPSPSRSAHTTTTAAPSAQSPAARQSQAAAAGTKPATLPANLDEFKVAELKQELKLRGLTVSGTKNDLIERLRNYQEQNGNSAAVLKNATFQSAQQASASAANTAAASASNTASDHQPAEGGCFKLSLSSLGQAVPGRVMRFGSTSSSPPVSPTPSERSLAALSPDETSCNGDSFGEMVSSPLTQLTLHPSPQHPSNMASLPQPFATVKEELQSSCLLSRSSPLSLPPKESLPAGAMDTSSKDKDQMLQEKDKQIEELTRMLRQKQRLVETLRSQLEHGKMAGGVVVKKEGNERSRTPSEVKLQTLIKAPSVQPPTLANGVALTVKEEAESEQGMEGVTEEAQAKKLSQPMQCSQETLLRLQQIHRLQLQQAEQQKQQRCQAKLQKDSEGKAHPQKQQQPQKTEAQLLLHQQQQLQQLIIQQTQQKQLQDQQRLAQQNHLKQSQEEGRTPQKSQAQPKQVQVQIQNQTPTGPKATVSQSQLRRQQRAQQRLQQRQQTAAATTQQVTPVVINQQNGTPLHSQAIALDLKTNGMPTLVTDSNGNHYLIALTSNARDRQNGVSSLAKINGRITLQRLQSSPSKLPSSDSQSKEQPVAEPVSKPDKKGQKAGLHLDTNGTPPPSLPHTAPPSLQPFFDDMSDTESQSNLMSSLKREEVCPPYDRHTLFTPPSPKPNASLPPQRSKDNGVNSQQMDDLFDILLKSGEIPGFKANPDPSLAPLHSDPPSPSVPASPLHLSPPTPTEPLSSQLHAGEPCTGSGRLEDFLESTTGAPLLGMEPGGGLTLIDDLHSQMLSTPSILDHPPSPMDTSDLGFSPHSTGLDFGDPTLDSMDWLDISMGTGGGGNVENGGGRGGGAACERDGGTSLTPLAPHTPPSVFSADFLDSTDLQLHWESCL; this is translated from the exons TCCTCCAGATCAAACTTCAGCAGAGACGCACTCGAGAGGAGCTGGTCAGTCAAGGGATCATGCCGC CACTGAAGAGCCCTGCAGCCTTTCACGAACAGCGGAGGAGTCTGGAGCGAGCGAGG ACCGAGGACTACCTGAAGAGGAAGATCCGGAGtcgtccggagcgctccgagctGGTCAGGATGCATATTCTTGAGG AGACGTCGGCAGAGCCGTCCCTGCAGGCcaagcagctgaagctgaagcGAGCGCGGCTGGCCGACGACCTCAACGACAAGATCTCTCACAGGCCGGGCCCCATCGAGCTGGTCCACAAGAACATCCTGTCTGTCACCTGCCCCCTGCAGTCCTCGCTGCTGG ATTCCCCAAAGGGAGCCGGAGGGGAGAGCTCCTCTTTAGATGAAGACAGCAGCGATGCTCTGTCGCCTGACCAGCTAACCAATCACGACTCTCCCCTGAGCGCCGTCACGCAGCTGTCCCCGTCCGACGTGCTCACCCACAGCGGAGACATGTCCCCCACACAG TTTCTCACACAGCCGCCTCCaccgccgcctcctcctccccctccccctctggTCAGTTTGCCGGACTCCTCTCCACTGCCAAAAATAACCAACGGGTTGGCGCTGACCTCTCGCCCTTCTTCTGGACACCTCAAG TCCCAGACTAAGACGAGTTCAGACCGTCCCCTGAGACCTAAGAAACCAAAGGACAACAAACCCAAG GTGAAGAAGCTGAAGTACCACCAGTACATCCCTCCGGACCAGAAGGCCGACAAGGAGCGGCCGCCGCAGATGGATTCGTCCTACGCCAAgctgctccagcagcagcagctcttcctgcagctgcagatcctcagccagcagcagcagcactacAACTACCACACCATCCTGCCCGCCCCTCCCAA GCCACAAGCGGATCAGcctcccagcagcagctcaggccCCTCCCCCTCCCGCAGCGCTCACACCACGACCACCGCGGCCCCCTCGGCTCAGAGCCCAGCAGCCCGTCAGAGCCAGGCTGCAGCGGCGGGAACCAAACCGGCCACTCTTCCAGCCAACCTGGATGAATTCAAA GTCGCCGAGCTGAAGCAAGAACTGAAATTGCGCGGCTTGACTGTCTCCGGAACCAAGAACGATCTCATCGAGAGGCTGCGTAACTACCAAGAGCAGAACGGCAACAGCGCCGCGGTCCTAAAGAACGCCACCTTCCAGTCAGCCCAGCAGGCCTCCGCCTCAGCCGCCAACACCGCCGCCGCGTCTGCTTCCAACACGGCCTCCGACCACCAGCCGGCAGAGGGGGGCTGCTTTAAGCTGTCTTTGTCCTCGCTGGGCCAGGCGGTGCCGGGCCGGGTCATGCGGTTCGGCAGCACCAGCTCCAGCCCCCCGGTGTCGCCCACCCCGTCAGAGCGGTCGTTGGCCGCGTTGAGTCCAGACGAGACGAGCTGCAACGGAGACTCGTTTGGAGAAATG GTGAGCTCTCCTCTCACCCAGCTCACCCTGCACCCCTCTCCTCAGCACCCGTCAAACATGGCTTCCCTCCCACAGCCTTTCGCCACAGTCAAAGAGGAACTTCAGAGCTCCTGCCTTCTGTCCAGGTCCTCGCCGCTGTCGCTGCCACCCAAAGAGTCCCTGCCGGCAGGAGCCATGGACACGTCATCCAAAGACAAAGACCAGATGCTGCAGGAGAAGGACAAACAAATTGAGGAGCTAACGAGGATGCTGCGGCAGAAGCAGCGGTTGGTGGAGACCCTGAGGTCCCAGCTGGAGCACGGCAAGATGGCGGGCGGCGTGGTGgtgaagaaggaaggaaacgAGAGGAGCAGAACACCCTCAGAGGTCAAACTCCAAACTCTGATCAAAGCTCCCTCCGTTCAGCCCCCGACGCTCGCTAACGGCGTGGCTCTGACCGTGAAGGAGGAGGCGGAGTCCGAGCAAGGGATGGAGGGAGTGACGGAGGAGGCGCAGGCCAAGAAGCTGAGCCAGCCGATGCAGTGCTCGCAGGAGACGCTGCTGAGGCTGCAGCAGATTCATCGGCTCCAGCTCCAGCAGGcggagcagcagaaacagcagcGATGTCAGGCCAAGCTGCAGAAAGACTCGGAGGGGAAGGCCCACCCTCAGAAGCAACAGCAGCCGCAGAAAACGGAGgctcagctgctgctccatcagcagcagcagctgcagcagctcatCATCCAGCAGACCcagcagaagcagctccaggACCAGCAGAGGCTGGCGCAGCAGAACCACCTCAAGCAATCCCAGGAGGAGGGACGGACTCCGCAGAAGAGCCAGGCTCAGCCGAAGCAGGTCCAGGTGCAGATTCAGAACCAGACGCCGACCGGTCCGAAGGCCACAGTGAGCCAGAGCCAGCTGAGGAGGCAGCAGAGGGCTCagcagaggctgcagcagagacagcagACGGCAGCAGCCACCACACAACAG GTGACTCCAGTCGTCATCAACCAACAAAACGGCACTCCACTCCACAGCCAAGCCATTGCATTAGACCTGAAGACCAACGGCATGCCAACGCTGGTCACCGACAGCAACGGAAACCACTACCTGATCGCTCTGACCAGTAACGCCAGAGACCGACAGAACGGCGTGTCCTCATTGGCTAAAATCAACGGGCGCATCACTCTCCAG AGACTACAGTCCAGCCCGAGTAAACTCCCCAGCTCCGACAGCCAATCAAAAGAGCAGCCAGTAGCCGAGCCTGTGAGCAAACCGGACAAAAAG GGACAGAAGGCAGGCTTGCACTTAGACACCAACGGGACCCCCCCACCCAGCCTGCCCCACACGGCCCCTCCCAGCCTGCAGCCGTTCTTCGACGACATGTCAGACACTGAAAGCCAAAGCAACCTGATGTCCTCCCTGAAG AGAGAGGAGGTGTGTCCGCCTTACGACCGGCACACACTGTTCACCCCTCCCTCCCCTAAACCCAACGCCTCCCTTCCTCCTCAGCGCTCTAAA GACAACGGTGTGAACAGCCAGCAGATGGACGATCTGTTTGACATCCTGCTCAAGAGTGGAG AAATTCCAGGCTTCAAGGCCAACCCGGACCCTTCCCTCGCCCCCCTCCACTCTGACCCTCCCTCCCCGTCCGTTCCCGCTTCCCCactccacctgtctccacccACCCCCACGGAGCCCCTGTCCTCCCAGCTGCACGCAGGAGAGCCCTGCACCGGCAGCGGGCGCCTGGAGGACTTCCTGGAGAGCACCACGGGGGCCCCGCTGCTGGGCATGGAGCCCGGCGGCGGCCTGACGCTGATCGACGACCTGCACAGCCAGATGCTAAGCACGCCAAGCATCCTGGACCACCCCCCATCCCCCATGGACACGTCCGACCTGGGCTTCTCCCCTCACTCTACGGGGCTGGACTTTGGCGACCCCACCCTGGACAGCATGGACTGGCTGGATATCTCCATGGGGACCGGAGGTGGAGGGAACGTGGAAAacgggggagggaggggaggcgGCGCGGCGTGCGAGAGGGACGGGGGCACGAGCCTAACCCCGCTGGCGCCCCACACGCCGCCGAGCGTGTTCTCGGCCGACTTTCTGGACAGCACAGACCTGCAGCTGCACTGGGAGTCGTGCCTGTAG